The following is a genomic window from Abditibacteriaceae bacterium.
AGAATTACGCCGAATTACGCGCCGAACTGGAAGCGAAGGGTGTCGAATTTCGCTCACAGACCGACACCGAAGTTTTGCCGAATCTCATCAAAGAAGCGTATGACGCGCTGGGCGACACACCGCACGACGAGCGTTTGCCCAAAGCTGTGCGCACCGCACTGGCAGGCGTGCGCGGCGCGTATTCGCTCGGCGTTTTGCATAAAGATCATCCGGGCCAGATTATTGGCGTGCGTCTTAAGTCGCCACTTGTTGTCGGGCTGGGTGAAGGCGAGAATTTTCTCGCGTCCGACATGGCCGCGATTCTCAACGCGACGCGCCGCGTGATGTTTCTCGACGATGGAGAAATGGCGATTCTGACGCGTGAGAAAGTCGAAGTCTGCGACCTAGACGATGGCAAGATGCGCAACAAATCGGTCGAGAAAATCGACTGGTCGCCGGAGCAAGCCGAAAAAGGCGGCTACGCGCACTTCATGCTCAAGGAAATCCACGAGCAACCCGACGTTATCAATCGCCTCGTCGCGCGCTACACGAATCCCGAACGCACGCGCGTTCATCTCGATCAAATCGGGCTTTCCGACGATGAGTTGCGTGGTATTCGCCGCATCTTTATCCAGGCGTGCGGCACGTCGTGGCATGCCGGTCTTGTAGGCAAGATGCTGCTCGAACGCCTGCCCAACATGGCGGTGGACGTCGATATTTCGAGTGAATTCCGCTATCGTAACGCGATCCTCACCGACGACACCCTTGTTCTGGCGATTTCGCAAAGCGGCGAAACTGAAGACACCAAAGCGGGCATCGAAGAAGCGCGCAGTCGCGGCCTGAAAGTGCTGAGCATCGTTAACGTGCCCGGTTCTTCCATCGTGCGCATGAGCGACGGCGTCATATACACCAACGCCGGGCCGGAAATTTCGGTCGCTTCCACCAAGGCGTACACCGCGCAGCTGGGCGCGCTTTATTTGCTTTCTTTACATCTGGGCCAGCTTCACGGGCTTATCGATCCCGCGCGCATGGTTCGCCGTTTGGAAAAACTCACCGAAATCGCGAACGCAATGGCGCGTGCCATTGAAGACGATGAGCCGATTAAGCGCGCCGCCGAAGCGATGTATCAAAACAATTCGGCGATTTTTATCGGGCGTGGGCTGGGTTTCCCGACCGCACTCGAAGGCGCGCTGAAATTGAAAGAAATTTCTTACATTCACGCCGAAGGCTATCCGGCGGGCGAATTGAAGCATGGCCCGCTTGCCCTTGTCAATGAAAATATGCCGGTCGTTGCCATTGCAACCGATGGCGCGGTCTATGAAAAAATCCGCTCCAATATTCAGGAAGTGCGCGCGCGTAAAGGCCGCATCATCGCGGTTGTTTCCGAAAGCAATAACGACCCGGAGTTGGTGGGCATTGCCGAACACGTTTTGCGCGTGCCGGAACTGACCGAAAGCTACGCACCGTTTTTGACGGTTTTGCCGTTGCAGTTGCTGGCGTATCACATCGCGAAACTGCGTGGCTGCGACATCGACCAACCGCGTAACCTCGCAAAAAGCGTCACGGTTGAGTAACGCGAAAACAAATTCTTGGGAGTACGGTCGAATTCGACCGTACTCTTTTTTATGAACTTCAATGCGGCGCACTGGCATTTGTTGCTCAATCACATTCCAATTTTGGGCGTGATGTTCGGCGCGGCGTTGCTGCTCTATGCCGTTGCGCGGCGCAGCGATGAAGTCGCTCGCGTGTCGCTGGGAGTGTTCATCCTTTGCGCCCTCGTTGTTGTGCCGACGTATTTCACCGGTGAACCGGCGCAAGCCAGTTTGCAAGACGCAACTGGCGCGAGCTTGCCCTTTATCGACCGCCATGAACGGGCCGCGAAAATCGGCACTCTCCTGACTCTAGCGCTTGGTCTTACTTCGCTTGCTTTGTTGATAGTCGCGCGTCGGCAGGCCGAACTCCCGCGCGTTGGGTCGCGTGGGCTGCTCGCGATCTCGTTTTGTGTCGCGGCGTGGCTCGGCTATGTCGGCACGTTAGGCGGGCAAATTCGCCACGAAGAAATTCGTCCCGCGCGTCAGTTAGAGAAATAAGTGCGGTCGAATTCAACTGTCATTATTGCGCGGTGAATGTTGCGCGGCGCGATGTAATGAACTGATTTTTGTTGTCGTAAACGAAGATTTGTAGCTGCTGCGCGCCCTTCAAACCCTTGAGGTCGATGTTGATATTGTGCGCGCCGGGCCGGTTTTGCGCGTAGATGATTTTGCCGTTGAGTTGCGCAAACACTTTCGGGCGCGGCACATACGTTTGCACCCACAAAGCCAGTCGCGCTGTGCCATTATATTTCTCGTTTGCACCGAGCGGCCTTCCCAGTTCCGGCTGCGCTTGTGCCAGCCGTTCGGGTTCTTTGCGGAAATAATTGCCCGCTCCCAACGCGCGATAAAAGTTGAGAATCGCGTCGTGTTCGGTGAGGCGATAATTATTGAGCTGCCGGCCCGGTTGGGCATGGCGCAAAGTATCCATCGAAAACCAGTCGATCATTTTGATTCGCGGGTAGAGAAGAGGCAGCGCCGAATAAAGCTGTGCCATTTTGTTTTGCGCCAGTTCGATGCGCGTTTTTCCATCGGCTTTGGCGCGAAAACTTGCGGCGAATTCGCAAATCGCGATTGGCTTGCGCGCCGCATACTTCTGATAAATCGGGTCGATGAGCGTGAGTGGCGAAGTCGCAAACGCCGGACGTTTCGGATTGTTGTCGAAAAACGGCACCGAATACACGTTGATGCCGACCCAATCGCAGCCGTCGTCGCCGGGATAATAACTGTCGATGTTGCCGAGTGGCACCGAGTTCACGCACCAGATTGTCGCAACGCGCGGCGCGGCGCGATGCAGCGCGTTATGAACCAGCCGGAATTTTTGTTTGTAAAGCGTTGGGTTGCCGTGATACGGTGTCCAATCGCCGTTCATTTCTCCGGCGAAACGAATAAAGACCGGCCAATCGAGCGCGCGTAAAGCCTGCGCCCAACCTTTGAGATAAGCATCGTCGCGCACGTCGTTAAGAGACTTTGGCTCCCATGCGATGTGCGGAATCGCGCCCGCTGCTTTGAGTTGTTCGACCCATTTGCGCGGAAATTTCTGCCCGTATTTCACATACATAAAATACGACGCATGTTCTCCAGCAAGTCGCTCGAATTCGTCGCTGGAGCGATGCTCCTGCCAGTTTTCGTCAAAGTACTTTTCTTTGAGCGCATCATCGCGGTCGATAAACGCGCCGCGATAAGCGCCGATAATCGGTTCAAGAGGCGCACGCGAATAGAGGGTTTTTGTTTCGCTCTGGGTTGCGGCGCGAATGCGAAACAAACGCACATCGGTGGCAATCTCAGCGGCCTCGCGCTCGCGGATCTGCGCCGCATCAAACAATTTCTTCGCGCGATACATTGCGGCTTCACTGCGCAAAGCCGCCGCAGCACTTTCGTATTGCGCGTTTGCCTTGTAAATCGCTGTGATGCGTTGCCACGCGGCGAAGGTTGGGAACTTCGCCATTTTTGCACGAATCGCGGCGACTTCCGCGCGTGCTGCCGCTGGAAGAGCGGGCGGCGTCGCAGGAGCGGGCAATTTACGCGCGATGTCGAAGTTGGGCGCAGCAAACCACGTTTCCTGTTGCGGCTGCGGGGCGGGCTCCAAGGTGGGAGTGATTTGCGGTGTGGCTTCCGCCGTTGCGACGGGGCTGGAAGGCGCCGTGTCTTGTTGAGCGCAACCGGAAAGCGCCGAGAAAGCCGTTACAATAAACGCCAAGAAAAAACGCATAAGAGAAAGAAGATGTACGGTCGATTTCGACTGTACTTTGCCACATTTTTATGATTCAACCTGGTTTAGTGTCAATTTCGTTTCGCACGCTTTCTGCCCGCGATGTCTGTGAGTTGGCCGCACGCTGCAAACTGCGCGGCATCGAGTGGGGTGGAGATATTCATGTGCCGCATGGTGACGCACAAGCGGCGCGCGAGGCTGCGCAAATTTCCCGCGATTTCGGTTTGGACGTGGCCGCTTACGGCTCGTATTATCGCGCCGGCACCAAACAAGATTTCGCGCCGGTTCTGGCAAGCGCTCTTGAACTGGGCGCGCCTTCAATTCGCGTCTGGGCCGGGAATGAAGGCTCGGCGCAAACCGACGCGCAGAAACAGGAGACTATCACCGAAGATTTAATTCGCATCGCCGAAACTGCCTCGGCACAGGGCGTCGTCGTTGCCACCGAGTATCATGGCGGCACGCTCACCGACACGCCGCAAAGCTGTGCCCAACTCTTGTGCGAAACGCAAGGCAGCGGGTTGCAAACGTTGTGGCAGCCATTAGCTTTCACATCGCCGCAAAGCGAAGAAGAAAATCTCGCTGCGTTGCGCGAAGCATCTCCGCGCTTGCTGAACGTCCATGTTTATCAATGGCTGCGCCGCGCCGACGGCGTTGAAAGGCGCCCGTTGCGCGAAGGCCGCGACGAATGGCGCACCTACTTCGCGGCGCTTCCCGAAGGAAACCGCTGGGCCTTGCTAGAATTCGTCGTTGACGACGCGCCGGAAAACCTCGACGAAGATGCTCGCGCGCTGCGTGAAATTTTAAGTTCGCTTTAGAGGTACGGTCGATTGCGACCGTACTTCGCGCACTCAGGTGCGTTTGCCAGAGACTCTAAGTCGCGGCCTCAGCAGCGAAGCAGGCTTACAATCGTTTCATGTTTGTCCGCTCGCCACAAATTGTTCTCCCTCCGCTTTCTCCGGCGCGCGATGCCCGCTCGCACCAAACTTTGCGGCGTCTGGGGCTTGCGGGCGTATGGAATCTCGTTGCGTCCCGCTTGACGCCCGCCGGACGCGGACTTCTGCTTGCAACCGGCGCCTTCTTTTTGTGGGGCATCAGTTCGCTCGAAATGCAGGCGCACGTCCCGCTACTTTATGTCGCGTGTTTGTGGGTCATCGCCTTCGGTGCCCTGCGATGGGCGCGTCCACGCGTTGCTTTGCAGGCCCGTCATGCTTCGCACGTGGCCGCGTGCGAAGCATTCGACGTAGAAATCGAGGTGCAGGCAACACGCGCTTTATCGGCGCGGGTGCTGCCTCTGCATTTGCCGCTACAATTCGGTGTCGATGACAATGGTGTTGCTTTGCCGCCGCTTGTGTCCGGCGAAACAACGCGAGTCGTTCTGCCGCTCGAAGCGCACCGACGCGGCGTTTATCAGTTGCAGGGCTGGCGCGTATTTTCTGACTACCCGTTTGGTATTTTGCGCGCATGGCAAACTTTTGCTGCTCCCAGCCGCCTTGTCGTGACCCCGCACTTTACACCTCTCGCGCAGTTGCAGATTGTGCCCGGACGCAGTTTTTCTTCGGGTGGTGCGCAGCTTCTGGGGCACATGGGCGAATCGTTTGAGTTTGCCGGCAATCGAGCGTTTCGCGAAGGCGACACTTTGCGCGACATCGATTGGCGCGCGACGGCCCGCAACGCGTCGCGCGTGGCGCCACCGGTGGTGCGCGAATGGCGCGAAGAACACTTTTTGCGCGCCACTGTTGTTCTCGATACACAACTCGTTTCGCGCGATGAAGCAGGACGCGAAGAGTTTGAACGCGCTGTTTCATTATGCGCCGCCGTCGCCGACTATCTGGCGCGCGATAACTACATTGTTGACATTCTCGCGGCGGGCGACCGGCTTTATCATTTACAGACTGGCCCACATGCCGCGTACCTCGATGAGATTCTCGATATTCTAGCTGCCGTCGAACCTTCGGAAGAAGCGCAATCGCTGGCGACTCTCGAAAATGAACTGGCGCCACAACTTGAAAACATCACTGCAATTTTTGTAATTCTGCTCGATTGGGATGAAGCGCGCGCGATGTTTCTCGATTCGCTCGCCAGCGGCGGTGCTGGAGTCCGGGCGTTTGTTGTCAACGACAGCTCTGCAACTTTTGAACTAAGCACATCAAACCATTGGATTTCTTCGGTTC
Proteins encoded in this region:
- the glmS gene encoding glutamine--fructose-6-phosphate transaminase (isomerizing), which produces MCGIVGYIGDKSAVSVLMVGLAKLEYRGYDSAGVAILNGDVHLRRAVGKLRHLEASLHDEPIDGATGIAHTRWATHGEPSETNSHPHRDASGSVFVVHNGIVENYAELRAELEAKGVEFRSQTDTEVLPNLIKEAYDALGDTPHDERLPKAVRTALAGVRGAYSLGVLHKDHPGQIIGVRLKSPLVVGLGEGENFLASDMAAILNATRRVMFLDDGEMAILTREKVEVCDLDDGKMRNKSVEKIDWSPEQAEKGGYAHFMLKEIHEQPDVINRLVARYTNPERTRVHLDQIGLSDDELRGIRRIFIQACGTSWHAGLVGKMLLERLPNMAVDVDISSEFRYRNAILTDDTLVLAISQSGETEDTKAGIEEARSRGLKVLSIVNVPGSSIVRMSDGVIYTNAGPEISVASTKAYTAQLGALYLLSLHLGQLHGLIDPARMVRRLEKLTEIANAMARAIEDDEPIKRAAEAMYQNNSAIFIGRGLGFPTALEGALKLKEISYIHAEGYPAGELKHGPLALVNENMPVVAIATDGAVYEKIRSNIQEVRARKGRIIAVVSESNNDPELVGIAEHVLRVPELTESYAPFLTVLPLQLLAYHIAKLRGCDIDQPRNLAKSVTVE
- a CDS encoding glycosyl hydrolase; translation: MRFFLAFIVTAFSALSGCAQQDTAPSSPVATAEATPQITPTLEPAPQPQQETWFAAPNFDIARKLPAPATPPALPAAARAEVAAIRAKMAKFPTFAAWQRITAIYKANAQYESAAAALRSEAAMYRAKKLFDAAQIREREAAEIATDVRLFRIRAATQSETKTLYSRAPLEPIIGAYRGAFIDRDDALKEKYFDENWQEHRSSDEFERLAGEHASYFMYVKYGQKFPRKWVEQLKAAGAIPHIAWEPKSLNDVRDDAYLKGWAQALRALDWPVFIRFAGEMNGDWTPYHGNPTLYKQKFRLVHNALHRAAPRVATIWCVNSVPLGNIDSYYPGDDGCDWVGINVYSVPFFDNNPKRPAFATSPLTLIDPIYQKYAARKPIAICEFAASFRAKADGKTRIELAQNKMAQLYSALPLLYPRIKMIDWFSMDTLRHAQPGRQLNNYRLTEHDAILNFYRALGAGNYFRKEPERLAQAQPELGRPLGANEKYNGTARLALWVQTYVPRPKVFAQLNGKIIYAQNRPGAHNINIDLKGLKGAQQLQIFVYDNKNQFITSRRATFTAQ
- a CDS encoding DUF58 domain-containing protein: MFVRSPQIVLPPLSPARDARSHQTLRRLGLAGVWNLVASRLTPAGRGLLLATGAFFLWGISSLEMQAHVPLLYVACLWVIAFGALRWARPRVALQARHASHVAACEAFDVEIEVQATRALSARVLPLHLPLQFGVDDNGVALPPLVSGETTRVVLPLEAHRRGVYQLQGWRVFSDYPFGILRAWQTFAAPSRLVVTPHFTPLAQLQIVPGRSFSSGGAQLLGHMGESFEFAGNRAFREGDTLRDIDWRATARNASRVAPPVVREWREEHFLRATVVLDTQLVSRDEAGREEFERAVSLCAAVADYLARDNYIVDILAAGDRLYHLQTGPHAAYLDEILDILAAVEPSEEAQSLATLENELAPQLENITAIFVILLDWDEARAMFLDSLASGGAGVRAFVVNDSSATFELSTSNHWISSVPRAAQDNTTW
- a CDS encoding TIM barrel protein — its product is MIQPGLVSISFRTLSARDVCELAARCKLRGIEWGGDIHVPHGDAQAAREAAQISRDFGLDVAAYGSYYRAGTKQDFAPVLASALELGAPSIRVWAGNEGSAQTDAQKQETITEDLIRIAETASAQGVVVATEYHGGTLTDTPQSCAQLLCETQGSGLQTLWQPLAFTSPQSEEENLAALREASPRLLNVHVYQWLRRADGVERRPLREGRDEWRTYFAALPEGNRWALLEFVVDDAPENLDEDARALREILSSL